A part of Lacibacter sp. H407 genomic DNA contains:
- a CDS encoding glycoside hydrolase family 43 protein: MKKFLLTLSFAIVMFFTNAQTFNNPILAGFYPDPSICRVGNDYYVTTSTFAYFPGLPIFHSTDLVNWKQIGNAMDREEQLDQTNAGVSRGLFAPTIRYHKGTFYILCTLIDKKGNFIITAKDPKGPWSNPIWLPQVRGIDPSIDFVDDKAYVVYNNDAPDNKPLYNGHRTIRMYEFDIDAMKVVGEEILLVNGGTDLSKKPIWIEAPHIFKKDDWYYLICAEGGTGYNHTEVVFRSKSVKGPYVSYEKNPILTQKHLDKKRPNPITTTGHADFVETPDGKWYAVFLACRPYNDDFYTTGRETFLLPVEWKDGWPHILEGEATVPYTLPVPMPAITKKVNNPFGGNVTFRDDFKNDQFDFRYLFLRNPEKDVYSLTAKKGSLQLALRPQTATERKSPSFLGYRQNNLKGYASTCINFTAASEKEKAGMLIFQSENFYYFLCKSVENGEPVVQLFKSPARGKTEAELLASQKLNSSKELFLKIEARADTYAFFFGEKKNQWKLLKEGVDGSFLTTKVAGGFVGSLFALYGTSNGAPTSSVALYDWFEYKGDDDAFKK; the protein is encoded by the coding sequence ATGAAGAAATTTCTCTTAACCCTCTCTTTTGCAATTGTAATGTTTTTTACAAACGCACAAACCTTTAATAATCCCATACTCGCAGGGTTCTATCCTGATCCAAGTATTTGCAGAGTGGGAAATGATTATTATGTAACTACTTCTACGTTCGCTTATTTTCCCGGTCTGCCGATTTTTCACAGTACTGATTTGGTGAACTGGAAACAGATCGGCAACGCCATGGATCGTGAAGAGCAATTGGATCAAACCAATGCAGGTGTATCAAGAGGTTTGTTTGCTCCAACCATTCGCTACCATAAAGGAACGTTTTACATTCTTTGTACATTGATCGATAAGAAAGGAAATTTCATCATCACAGCAAAAGATCCCAAAGGCCCATGGAGCAATCCCATCTGGTTACCGCAGGTACGTGGCATTGATCCATCGATTGATTTTGTTGATGACAAAGCCTATGTTGTTTACAATAATGATGCACCAGATAACAAGCCATTGTACAATGGTCACCGCACTATCCGCATGTATGAATTTGATATTGATGCAATGAAAGTAGTAGGTGAAGAAATTTTATTGGTGAATGGCGGAACCGATCTTTCAAAAAAACCAATCTGGATTGAAGCGCCGCATATTTTCAAAAAAGATGATTGGTATTATTTGATTTGTGCTGAAGGGGGAACAGGATACAATCATACAGAAGTTGTGTTCAGAAGCAAATCTGTAAAAGGGCCGTATGTTTCATATGAGAAGAATCCGATTCTTACACAAAAGCATTTGGATAAAAAACGACCTAATCCTATCACAACTACAGGTCATGCTGATTTTGTAGAAACACCCGATGGAAAATGGTATGCTGTTTTTCTTGCCTGTCGTCCTTACAATGATGATTTTTATACAACCGGTCGTGAAACATTTTTGCTGCCTGTTGAATGGAAAGATGGCTGGCCGCATATACTCGAAGGAGAAGCAACAGTACCCTACACATTACCTGTTCCGATGCCTGCCATTACTAAAAAAGTAAATAATCCTTTTGGCGGTAACGTTACGTTCAGAGATGACTTCAAGAACGATCAATTTGATTTCCGTTATCTCTTCCTTAGAAATCCTGAAAAAGATGTGTACAGTTTAACAGCAAAAAAAGGATCGCTGCAATTAGCATTACGTCCGCAAACTGCTACTGAACGGAAAAGCCCTTCTTTTCTTGGCTACCGTCAGAATAATCTGAAAGGATATGCTTCTACCTGCATCAATTTCACAGCAGCATCAGAAAAAGAAAAAGCAGGCATGCTGATTTTTCAGAGCGAGAACTTCTATTACTTCCTCTGCAAATCTGTTGAAAACGGAGAGCCCGTTGTTCAGTTATTCAAATCTCCGGCAAGAGGTAAAACAGAAGCTGAACTGCTGGCATCGCAAAAATTAAATTCATCAAAAGAACTGTTTTTAAAAATTGAAGCAAGAGCAGATACCTATGCTTTCTTTTTTGGAGAAAAGAAAAACCAATGGAAACTTTTGAAAGAAGGAGTTGATGGTTCGTTCCTTACAACAAAAGTTGCAGGTGGATTTGTAGGGAGTCTGTTTGCATTATACGGCACGTCCAACGGTGCACCTACATCATCAGTGGCTTTGTACGATTGGTTTGAGTATAAAGGAGACGATGACGCTTTTAAAAAATAA
- a CDS encoding glycoside hydrolase family 3 C-terminal domain-containing protein, which produces MKSFLAILTTVVCLTATAQDYKSFPMWNTKLSIEQRVNDVVSRLTLEEKVAQMLNATPAIPRLGIPAYDWWNEVLHGVARTPFKTTVFPQAIGMAATWDTNSLYRMADYSALEGRAIYSKAVEQGRTAERYLGLTYWTPNINIFRDPRWGRGQETYGEDPFLTAMLGRSFVRGLQGEDPKYLKAAACAKHYAVHSGPEPSRHSDNFNPTAYDLWDTYLPAFKELIVDANVAGVMCAYNAVDKQPCCGNDQLMNDILRKQWKFNGYVTSDCWAVDDFYKYHKTHKDATTSAVDAVIHGTDLECGVTVYKTLVDAVKTGMITEAQLDISLKRLFTIRYRLGMFDPVSMVKYAQTPSSVLESAPHQAHALKMAQQSIVLLKNEKNTLPLSKKIKKIVVLGPNADNSIAVLGNYNGTPSEIITILKGIQNKVGNTVEVVYEKAINFTNDTSLVYADVSNQYLYEGKKGFKAEYYSNKELQGEPAVVQTEAGVDHFWQEGQQVLGNIRANNFSARYTTNFTAAADGSILFEVEADDGYKLSVDDKEVLNAWTRNRWGARTYKLNTVKGKTYKLVLEYWQGEGKANVKLKAGNLQQLNYADLLKKVSDADAIVYAGGISPQLEGEEMRVDYPGFNGGDRTTIALPTVQTELMKKLHATGKPVVFVMLTGSAIATPWESENIPAIVNAWYGGQSAGTAVADVLFGDYNPAGRLPVTFYKSDNDLPGFLDYSMEGRTYRYFKGEALYPFGHGLSYSMFNYSGLQLPKTIAANKPVTVTVTVKNTGKRDGDEVVQLYVSHQQTKSKAPIRALKGFKRIALKAGESKTISFKLTPEELALVNETTGKYYQPKGKVQISVGGGQPGVKNKTTSNVVSSQLLIQ; this is translated from the coding sequence ATGAAATCATTTCTTGCCATTCTTACAACTGTTGTTTGCTTAACAGCAACAGCGCAGGATTACAAATCGTTCCCGATGTGGAATACAAAACTTTCCATTGAACAACGGGTGAATGATGTAGTGAGCCGTTTAACACTGGAAGAAAAAGTTGCGCAGATGCTCAATGCAACACCTGCGATTCCAAGACTCGGCATCCCTGCTTATGATTGGTGGAATGAAGTATTGCATGGTGTGGCAAGAACGCCTTTCAAGACAACTGTATTTCCACAGGCGATTGGTATGGCAGCAACATGGGATACAAATTCATTGTACCGCATGGCCGATTATTCTGCATTGGAAGGAAGAGCCATTTACAGCAAAGCAGTTGAACAGGGACGTACTGCTGAACGTTATCTCGGTCTCACCTACTGGACGCCCAACATCAACATCTTTCGTGATCCACGCTGGGGTCGTGGACAGGAAACATATGGCGAAGATCCGTTCCTAACGGCAATGCTTGGTCGCTCTTTTGTACGTGGCTTACAAGGCGAAGACCCGAAGTATTTAAAAGCAGCGGCTTGTGCAAAACATTATGCTGTTCATAGCGGACCTGAACCATCCCGTCACTCCGATAATTTTAATCCTACTGCTTATGATTTGTGGGATACTTATCTGCCTGCATTCAAAGAATTGATTGTTGATGCAAATGTGGCGGGTGTAATGTGTGCTTACAATGCGGTTGATAAACAACCTTGCTGCGGTAATGATCAACTGATGAATGATATTCTCCGCAAACAATGGAAGTTCAATGGTTATGTAACCAGCGATTGCTGGGCCGTAGATGATTTTTATAAATATCACAAAACGCATAAGGATGCAACAACATCAGCTGTGGATGCAGTGATCCATGGAACAGATTTGGAGTGCGGTGTTACAGTGTATAAAACATTGGTAGATGCCGTAAAAACCGGAATGATCACAGAAGCACAACTGGATATTTCACTGAAGCGTTTGTTTACGATACGTTACCGTTTGGGCATGTTCGATCCGGTATCAATGGTGAAGTATGCACAAACTCCCTCTTCTGTGTTGGAGAGTGCACCGCATCAGGCACATGCATTAAAAATGGCACAACAATCGATCGTGCTGTTGAAGAATGAAAAAAATACATTGCCACTCAGCAAAAAAATTAAGAAGATCGTGGTGCTGGGTCCGAATGCTGATAACAGCATTGCTGTTCTTGGCAACTATAATGGTACACCCTCAGAAATTATAACGATACTGAAAGGAATTCAAAACAAGGTTGGCAATACAGTCGAAGTGGTTTATGAAAAGGCTATCAATTTTACCAACGATACATCTTTGGTGTATGCTGATGTAAGTAATCAGTATTTGTATGAAGGCAAAAAAGGATTTAAAGCAGAGTATTATTCAAATAAAGAATTGCAGGGAGAACCTGCTGTTGTACAAACTGAAGCAGGCGTTGATCATTTCTGGCAAGAAGGTCAGCAGGTATTGGGAAACATCCGTGCAAATAATTTTTCTGCTCGTTATACAACCAACTTCACTGCGGCAGCTGATGGATCTATTCTGTTTGAAGTGGAAGCAGATGATGGTTATAAACTTTCCGTTGATGATAAAGAAGTATTGAATGCATGGACAAGAAACCGCTGGGGTGCAAGAACCTATAAACTAAATACAGTAAAAGGGAAAACCTACAAACTGGTTCTTGAATATTGGCAGGGTGAAGGAAAAGCCAATGTAAAATTAAAAGCAGGCAACTTGCAACAATTGAATTATGCTGACCTACTCAAAAAAGTGAGTGATGCTGATGCAATTGTTTATGCAGGTGGTATCTCTCCACAATTGGAAGGTGAAGAAATGCGTGTGGATTATCCGGGCTTTAATGGCGGCGATCGTACAACTATTGCGTTACCAACTGTGCAAACTGAATTGATGAAAAAGCTACATGCAACGGGGAAGCCTGTTGTGTTTGTAATGCTCACAGGTAGTGCCATTGCTACTCCATGGGAAAGTGAAAATATTCCTGCTATTGTGAACGCATGGTACGGTGGACAAAGTGCAGGTACTGCTGTTGCAGATGTTTTGTTTGGTGATTATAATCCAGCCGGTCGTTTACCTGTTACATTTTACAAGAGTGATAATGATCTTCCAGGTTTCCTTGACTATTCAATGGAAGGAAGAACCTATCGTTATTTCAAAGGCGAAGCATTGTATCCGTTTGGTCATGGTTTGAGTTATTCAATGTTTAACTACAGTGGTTTACAGTTACCAAAAACAATTGCAGCAAATAAACCTGTTACTGTTACAGTAACCGTGAAAAATACAGGAAAGCGGGATGGAGATGAAGTGGTACAGTTGTATGTATCACACCAACAAACAAAAAGCAAAGCACCAATTCGTGCATTGAAAGGATTTAAACGCATTGCCTTAAAAGCAGGTGAAAGTAAAACCATCAGTTTTAAACTTACTCCTGAAGAATTAGCATTGGTGAATGAAACAACTGGTAAGTATTATCAACCTAAAGGAAAAGTACAGATCAGTGTCGGTGGCGGGCAACCGGGTGTGAAAAACAAAACAACAAGCAATGTAGTAAGCTCACAGCTTCTTATTCAATAA
- a CDS encoding Gfo/Idh/MocA family protein: protein MSSNKSGRRKFLQDATKASGLMLFAPMAGKFKSIQSTEKKKELVIPPGKIKFAVISINHPHIYGMTDAIKRGGGELVAVYAKEADLLAAFSKAYPEAKLAKNENEILEDPSIHLVLSSGIPDERAPLGIRVMKHGKDYLTDKPGIITLQQLAEVKKVQKETKRIYSIMYSERLENKGTEKASQLVKAGAIGKIIQTINLAPHRISNKFGTSGLAVRPDWFWDKKRYGGILTDIGSHQFDQYLHFTNTTEATVLMSQVGNVHFPEAPLFEDFGDVMLSGNGGVGYIRVDWFTPNGLDSWGDGRLTILGTDGYIEVRKNIDILSGNKGGNQLYLVNQKETIHMDCNNEALPFGPLFVDDVVNRTETAMSQAHCFLATELALIAQKKAKVMNLKK, encoded by the coding sequence ATGAGCAGCAATAAATCAGGCAGAAGAAAATTTTTGCAAGACGCAACAAAAGCTTCCGGCTTAATGCTGTTTGCGCCAATGGCCGGCAAGTTTAAATCGATCCAATCGACAGAAAAGAAAAAGGAACTTGTTATTCCACCGGGCAAAATAAAATTCGCCGTTATCAGTATCAATCATCCCCATATTTATGGAATGACGGATGCAATTAAAAGAGGTGGTGGAGAATTAGTGGCGGTCTATGCAAAGGAAGCTGATTTATTGGCTGCATTTTCTAAAGCATATCCTGAAGCGAAATTGGCAAAAAATGAAAACGAAATTTTAGAAGACCCTTCCATTCATTTGGTTTTAAGTTCAGGCATTCCGGATGAAAGAGCTCCGCTTGGTATTCGTGTGATGAAGCACGGGAAAGATTATTTAACCGATAAACCCGGAATTATTACTTTACAACAATTGGCTGAAGTAAAGAAAGTACAAAAGGAAACAAAACGGATTTACTCCATCATGTATAGTGAAAGGCTGGAGAACAAAGGCACAGAAAAAGCCAGTCAATTGGTAAAAGCCGGTGCAATCGGTAAGATTATACAAACAATAAATTTAGCGCCACATCGCATCAGCAACAAGTTTGGCACTTCGGGCTTAGCCGTAAGACCAGATTGGTTCTGGGATAAAAAACGCTATGGTGGAATATTAACTGATATTGGCTCTCACCAATTTGATCAGTACTTACATTTTACAAATACAACAGAAGCAACTGTACTGATGTCGCAGGTAGGCAATGTACATTTTCCCGAAGCTCCATTGTTTGAAGATTTTGGAGATGTGATGTTGAGTGGAAATGGTGGCGTGGGTTATATAAGGGTAGATTGGTTTACACCTAACGGTCTCGATAGCTGGGGCGATGGAAGATTAACCATTTTAGGTACCGACGGATATATTGAGGTAAGAAAGAACATCGACATTCTTTCCGGTAATAAAGGCGGCAATCAATTATACTTGGTCAATCAAAAAGAAACAATTCACATGGATTGCAACAATGAAGCACTTCCATTCGGGCCATTATTTGTTGATGATGTAGTGAACCGGACTGAAACCGCCATGAGCCAGGCGCATTGTTTTTTGGCAACAGAGCTTGCCTTAATTGCACAGAAAAAAGCAAAGGTGATGAATTTGAAAAAATAA
- a CDS encoding Gfo/Idh/MocA family protein — MQNEKRKGIGRRKFLKDTIKTAAGTAIALHLPSIVPASVFGKNAPSNRINVAAIGTGRISRGHDMPGVWKHDYAQIMAVCDLDLKRATEGKKLVNDYYTKRDNKPYDGVKLYTDFRELLLNKDIDAVLISTPDHTHAMIGAAAARAGKHIYMQKPASLTIAEGRIISNVVQKSGVKFQIGSQQRSSDQFRYAAELVRNGRIGELKTVYVGLPGDPPGGKKDEMPLPANFNYDMWLASTPDVYYTEDRVHPQNGYGRPGWLRCEQFGAGMITGWGAHHIDSAHWGMGMEASGPTEIWTQHVEFAKDGLWDVHGIFKTGAKYASGVTMMVSNEFPNGIKFEGTKGWIFVSRGDYQATSSDPNAGTVQAKKIDASDPKLLTSVIGENEFHFTVSNDHHGNWLEAIRDNKKTIAPVEEAHRACSACLLHHISMKLKRKLYWDPAKEQFKNDAEANGMLSRPQRKGYEVI; from the coding sequence ATGCAAAATGAAAAAAGAAAAGGTATTGGAAGAAGAAAATTTCTAAAAGATACCATTAAAACAGCAGCAGGCACTGCCATTGCCTTGCATTTACCATCCATTGTGCCAGCAAGCGTATTTGGAAAAAATGCACCAAGCAATCGTATTAATGTTGCAGCTATTGGTACAGGAAGAATCTCCCGTGGTCATGATATGCCGGGAGTTTGGAAACATGATTACGCACAGATCATGGCTGTTTGTGATCTCGATCTAAAGAGAGCAACAGAAGGTAAGAAATTAGTGAATGACTATTATACAAAGAGAGACAACAAACCATACGATGGTGTAAAGCTTTATACCGATTTCCGGGAGCTACTGCTTAATAAAGATATTGATGCCGTATTGATCAGCACACCAGATCATACACATGCAATGATTGGTGCTGCAGCGGCACGTGCAGGAAAACATATCTACATGCAAAAGCCTGCATCGTTAACTATTGCAGAAGGAAGGATTATCAGCAATGTTGTACAGAAAAGTGGTGTGAAGTTTCAAATAGGAAGTCAGCAGCGAAGCAGTGATCAATTTCGTTATGCAGCAGAGCTTGTTCGCAATGGACGCATTGGTGAATTGAAGACAGTGTATGTTGGTTTACCCGGCGATCCTCCCGGTGGTAAGAAAGATGAAATGCCGCTTCCTGCAAATTTCAATTACGATATGTGGCTTGCATCAACACCTGATGTGTATTATACAGAAGACAGAGTTCATCCACAAAATGGTTATGGCCGCCCCGGTTGGTTGCGTTGCGAACAATTTGGTGCAGGTATGATCACAGGTTGGGGAGCACATCATATTGACAGTGCACATTGGGGCATGGGTATGGAAGCAAGCGGCCCAACAGAAATCTGGACACAACATGTTGAATTTGCAAAAGATGGTTTATGGGATGTGCATGGTATTTTTAAAACGGGTGCGAAATATGCAAGCGGTGTAACAATGATGGTGAGTAATGAGTTTCCGAATGGGATAAAATTTGAAGGAACGAAAGGATGGATCTTTGTTTCGAGAGGCGATTACCAGGCAACATCCAGCGACCCCAATGCAGGAACTGTGCAGGCCAAGAAGATTGATGCAAGCGATCCTAAACTACTCACATCTGTAATTGGCGAAAACGAATTTCATTTTACCGTAAGTAACGATCATCATGGTAATTGGCTGGAAGCCATTCGTGATAATAAAAAAACGATCGCACCTGTTGAAGAAGCACATCGTGCATGCTCCGCTTGTTTGTTGCACCACATCTCCATGAAGCTGAAACGGAAATTGTATTGGGATCCTGCAAAAGAACAATTCAAAAATGATGCGGAAGCAAACGGCATGTTATCCCGACCGCAACGGAAAGGATATGAAGTGATATAG